The following nucleotide sequence is from Candidatus Polarisedimenticolaceae bacterium.
CATGCCGGTCTGCGGGGGCGCGCAGCCGAACGTCGCGCGGCCGGTCGCCGACGGCCTCTTCGGTACGCCCATGCTGGCGTCACGCGCGAACGGCGCCGGCTCGTCGATCGCGCTCACGTGGGACACGTCGACGTGCACGTCGACGGACCACCATGTTCTCTTCGGCGACCTCGGCAACGTCGCGTCGGTCTCGCCGACCGGCGCGTTCTGCGACCTCGGGACGTCCGGGAACGCGACGTGGACGCAGGTCCCCGCCGGCAACCTCTGGTTCGTCATCGCGGGAGACAACAACGCGACGATCGAGGGAACCTGGGGCACCGACGGTGTCGGCGGCCAGCGCGGCGGCCCGTCACCCTCGGGCTTCTGCGGCATGACGTCGCGCAACAACGGCACGACCTGCCCGTAGGAATCTAAGGGGACAGTAACCGAGTTTTTCTTACCCGCGCAGTTCGCGCGTAAGAAAAAGATTCAGAACGGCACGCCGTCGTCGACGACGACGCTGAGCGGCGGCTCTCCGGAAGCGTCCTTCGGGAGGTCGCTCTTCAAAGTCGCCGTTTGGCTCCCGGCGACCTCGAAGCGCGTGATCACGGTGGCGACGCCGTGGGCGGTTCGCACGCGGCTCATCACGATCCCGCGGAACGGAAGAGGCGACGGATTGACGACCCCCACGACGAGCGTCCTGCCCTGGACCGAGGCCGTTCGGACGATCGGCGCGGAGCCCCCCGCCGCCAGTACCGCCGAACCGAGCAAGACGATGGAGACCACTGCCGTGAACCACCGGAGTTGCCGCATGACCCCCTCCCCCGTTAACGCACCATCAACGATGCCTCCGTCGGCCAATCACATGTTTGCAACACGCCGGCGAATATAGGGGTCAGATAGATTTCGACAACGTAAGTGAGTCAGTAGGAATTCAGCCATATATAAGGAAGGGAAGCGGGACCGGGCTAAAGGCGGTGCTTGCCGATCTTTCGATAGAGAGTCGCGCGGGAGACCCCGAGCAGCTTGGCGGCCTCGCTCCGGTTCCCGTTCGCGGCCTGGATCGCCTGGAGGATGTGGCTCTTCTCGCCCGAGACGAGCGAATAGGCGCTCGGCCTCCCGTCGGTCGACGGCATGAGCGCGCGCTTCATGACGGGGTCCGACGCGATGAGCGCCGCGGAGATCTCGCGGTCGCCCGCCAGAAGCGCCAGGCGCTGGAGCGCGTTCTGAAGCTCGCGGACGTTGCCGGGCCAGTGGTACCGCTCGAAGAGCGAGAACGCTTCGTCGTCGACGACGAGCGGCGGGCGCTTGCGCTCGGCGGCGATGCGCTCGAGCACGTGCGCGACCAGGACCGGGATGTCGCCGGGCCGGTCGCGGAGGGCCGGCAGCTCGACCGTGAGAACTTGGAGACGATAGAGCAGGTCCTGGCGGAACGTCCCGTTCCGGATCGCGTCGCCGAGATCGCGGTGGGTCGCCGTGATGAGGCGCACGTCGACCTCGAGCGTCTTCTCGCCGCCCACCGGGCGGATGACCCCCTCCTCGACGACGCGGAGCAGACGGACCTGCATCGCCGGCGACATGTCGCCGACCTCGTCGAGGAAGAGCGTGCCGCCGTCGGCCTGCTCGAAGAGGCCGGGCTTCGGACGGTCGGCGCCGGTGAAGGCGCCGCGGACGTGGCCGAACAGCTCGGACTCGAGGAGCGCCTCGGGGATTGCCGCGCAGTTCTCGCCGAGGAACGGTTGACGCCGCCGCGGACTGCGCGCGTGGATCGCGCGGGCGACCAGCTCCTTGCCGGTCCCGCTCTCGCCGCGGATCAGGACCGGCAGCTGGGTGTCGGCGACCTTCTCGATCAGGCTGTAGACCGCGCGCATCGCCGGCGAGCGGCCGACGAGGTAGCCGAAGTTCGACGTCGCCTCGGCGGCGGCGGCGAGTCGGCGGTTCTCGCGCTCGAGCCTCGCCCTGAGGCGCGTGTTCTCGATCGCGATCGCCGCCTGGTCGGCGAGCGCTTCGACGAAGCGGAGATCGTCCTGGGTGAACAGGCGCCCGTCGACGCGACTGTCGAGGTAGACCGTACCGATGACGCGCCCGCGCGAGCGGAGGGGAACGCACATGAGCGAGCGGATGCGGTAGAGGCTCACCGACTTCAGCTCGCGGAAGCGCTCGTCCGTGCCGGCGTCGATCGCGAGGATCGGCCGGCCCATGCCGGCCGCCTCGACGATGTGCCGGCTGTACTCCTCGGCATCCAGCCTGGTCTCGTCCTCTAGGTTCCGCGCGAGGTGGACGGCGAAGGTTCCCTGCGCCGGGCCCCCTCGGTCCTCGCGAAGGAAGATCATCCCGCGCGTCGCCTCGACGGCGCCGAGCGCGAGATCGAGGATCGTCTCGAGGAGCGACTCCGGATCGCGCTCGGAGTTCAAGACCCGGATCATGTCGTAGAGCGTGCGGAGGCGTGCCTGGCCGCGCTCCACGCGCGCCTCGTCGCGAAGCGCCGCGTAGACGGGACGATCGAGGAAGTCGCGGCGCACGTGCGTGTTCTCGATACGCAGAGCGACGCCGTGGAGGAGCGCACGCCCCTCGGAGGCCGTGGCGTCGGCCAGCTCGAATTTCCCCTGGCGGTCGAGCGCACGCCCCGCGAGCGCGCACCCGCGCGCCTGGAACGCGGGCCAGACGACCTCCTTGGCGATCCGCCGCGCGCTCTCCGCCTCCCCGAGCGCGGTCTTGAGGTCGCCGCGGACGAGCGCGTGCTCGCCGGCGGCGAGCGCCGCGCGGATCCGGATCTCGGGCTCGACCTCGTCGGCCTTCGCGGCGAGACGGTCGTACTCGGCGCGTGCCGGCTCGAACGGCTCGTGGGCGTCGAGCCGCGCGCGCCGCTCCATCTCGATGACGAGCCCCATGAGGAGGGCCCGCCCCTTGCCACGCGCGCGGCAGCGCTCGAGCGAGGAGGCGAGGAGCGCCGCGATCGCCGACTCGTCCCCGCCGCCCGCTTCGCCCCACGCGTCGGCGAGGAGCATCCGCGCGTAGTCGGCGTTCTCGGGCTCGACTTCGCCCTGCGGCCCCGCGAGCGCCTCGCGCAGGCCCGCCGCGGCCTCGCCCGCCCGCCCGCAACGGATCTGCGCGTCCGCGAGCGCCATCCGCGAGACGAGGACGAGGTTGCGGTCGCCCAGATGACCGGCGAGGTCGGCGGCCTGCTCGGCCCAGTCGATCGCCCGGTCGAGACGGCCGAGATCGATCGCGTTGAGCGCGCTCTTCGAGAGCGCGATCTCCTGCAGACCGGGGTTCCCGCGCGAGGCCGCTTCCCTCCGCACGGAGGCGAGGAGGCGCGCGGCCTCGTCGTAACGCCGCGCGCGCCCGTGGAGCACTGCGAGACCGACCTGTGCTCGGAGATCCTGCCCGTCGAGGGCGGCCGCGGGATCCGCCGCAGCCGCCTGCGCGTAGAGGACGACCGCGCGCGACAGCTCGGCCTCGGCGCGGTCATCGCCGAGCCGCGAGTGGCAGGCGGCGAGCGCGTGGAGCGCCTCGGCCTCCGCGCGGAGGTCCGCAGCGCCGCGCGCGAGCGTGACCGCCTCCTCCAAGACCGGCACCGCTTCCGCCTCGCGGCCGAGGCGCGCGAGCCCGATCCCGAGCGCGCGTTTCGCCCCTCCGAGACGCGCGTCGTTGCCCTCGGCCTCCGCCCTGCGCGCCGCCTCCTCGGCGACCGCGAGCGCGCGGCGGAAACGTCCCGACTGCACGAGCGCCAGGGCTTGAATCAGGAGGATCGCGCCGCGATCGCTCTCGGAAGCCAGGAACAGCGCCGCTCCCGCCGCGCGCGCCGCCGCGCGGTGCCGGCCCGAGCGCAGGAGCGCCTCGGCCTGGCGCCGCCTCAGGGCCGCTCGCCCGACACGATCGCGGCCGACGAGATCGAGCGCCTCTGCGTAGCGCGCCGGATCCACCTCCGCGCCGCGCTCCCACGCCCCTTCGATGAGGACCGCCTCGGCGCGCGCCGGCGAGCCCAGCGACGCTTCGGCGAGCCAGGCCACCCGCTCGTCCGAGACGGCGCCGCCGGTCGCACGCTCCGCCATCGCGCGGAGGCCCTGCTCGGAGAGGGATCCGAGATCGAATCGGAACGCGTCCGGTGCTTCGAGAGGTCGGCTGAAGGCGCGCACCGCCGCCACGATCGTGAGCTTCAAGCGGACCGGCCCGGCGAGCAGGCGATCCGCGAAGATGCGTATCTCATCAGGGTCGGCGCGCCCGTCGTCGACGAGCGCGACAATCCGGGTCGTGAGCGCGCGATCGAGGATCGCCGCGTCGGGCAGGCCGCGCACCGCGAGAGCGCCGCGGCGGATCGCGCCGGCCTCGATCCATCGGAGGAAGCGCGTCTTCCCCGATCCCGGCTCACCGGAGATCCAGATGAGATGCGGCGCCGCGGCCGAGTCGAGCGCCGACTCGATCGCGCCGACGATCCGGTCGCGCCCGGCGGGGGCGCCGGACCGCAGCCGGGCGGCGCGCGTCGCGGGGGTCTCGATCGGATGCTCGGTGCCGGCCGCTTCGTTCAGGCGCGCGAGCGCCTCGGCGGCGCTCGCCGGTCGATGCCGCGGCGACTCGGCGGTCATCGCGTCGATCCAGTCGGCGATCGCGCGCGGCGCAACGCCTCCGGTCGCCTCGCGCACGATCGCGCCGAGCGCGAAGAGGTCCGACCGCCGGCTCGGCGACGCGTTCGACAGGATCTCGGGGGCGAGGTAGGCGAGCGTTCCCGCGGCGCGGCGCGCCTCGACCGACGGCTCGTGCTCGGCGAGCGCGAGACCGAAATCGACGAGGACGACACGGCTGCCGAGCTTGGGAGCCTGACGCACGAGCACGTTCGCCGGCTTCAAGTCCCGATGGATGAGGCCGAAGTCGTGGAGGAACGCGATCGCGCGGAGCGCCTCGACCGTGAGCGGGACGAGGGCGTCGCGCCCTTCGTGCCGGATCGCCTCGACGAAGTCCCGCCCTTCGACGTACTCGAGCGTGAAGCGCGGGAGGCCGCTTGCGGGATCGACGTCGAACTCTTCGACCTCGACAACACCGGGATGATGGAACCCCGCGAGCGTGGCGAACTCGCGGCGGAACGCCGCCTCGTGCTGCGGCGTGTGGGAAGAGGTCAGCTCCTTGAGCGCGAGACTGCGTCCTGCCTGCTTGCGATCGCCGACGAGCCACACTCGTCCCGCGCCCCCCTCGCCCAACAGGCGGTGGATGACGAATCGTGCAGCTCCCTCTTCGCCCATCACTCCTGATAGTGCCTGATGGTCGTCCGGGATGGAATCGATTTGTCTCGGTTCCGAGACATTCGAGCAGGCGCTACCGCGACTCCATCTAAGTAACTCATCTTAATGATAGTTAAGGGAGATGCGAGGGGGTCGATGTCTCACCTCTGCGACATGACCCCGTGGTGCGACGAGGCGTGAGGGGCACGGAGAAACCGGTGCCTGCCGCTTCTTTCTCCCGCTTCGACGACCTTCCGGTCGCGTTGGTCCCGGACTTGCGATGTGAAGGGAGCGCGACGCATCGGGTCCCAGGCACGGGTCGGATGGGCCGCGAAGGAGGTGGGGGATGAAATCGACCGGCATCGTGATCGCGGCCCTGACGCTCATCCTGGCGATCGGGCTTCCTGCTCAGGCTCAGGAATGCGTCAGCGTCCGGATCGACGCGCCGTTCCGTCTTCCCGACGGGAGCGTGAGACCCGCCGGTCGGCTCACCTTGTGCGAGAGCCGTGCGTTCTCGCCGGTGACCGAGCTTCACGCGGTCCTCGTGAATGGCGCGTCCGTCGGGATGTTCCCGAGCCGCCGCCGCAGCAACGAGATCGGCACGATCGTAGCGCCGCAAGTCCTCTTCGAGCGTGAGGGAGAAGGCATGCTGGCGCTCGTGGGGTACGTCGTCCCGTCCGCGGGGCGAAGCCTCTCGTTCCGCCTCCGTCCGGACGATCTCAAATCGGTCGATCCGCCCGCGGTCGTCGCCTCGGCGCCTTCACCGGCGCCGGTCGCCGCGATCGTCGCCGTCAGCGCACGCTGAGCTTCCGAAGCAGAGGGGCATTCCATCCGCCCTCTCCCCTCCCGCGACGGATGGGGTGCCCCTCTGGAATTTCAGTAGAGAGTCAGAGTTCGGAGTTCAGGGTTTCGGGTCCCGGGGGGTCCAGGACCAGGAACCCTGAGCTCCGAATGTTTTCGTCAGATGGGCGCGAGGACGGAGCCGGCCCGTGCAACGCGCTTTAGCGCGGTAGCTCTACGCCGAAGCTCGTGCCGATGTCCCCGCGCGACGGCGTATATCATCCGGCGCGCGATGGGACTTCCGCTCAAGGTTTCAGTTCTTCAACAAGCCGATCGCATCATTTTTGCGCCGGTCTGTCTCGTCCTGACCGCCGTCCGGAGGCTCACCGGCGGGGCCGACGCTTCCGCGACTCCCGACCCGAAGAGCATCCTCTTCGTCAAGCTCGCCGAGCAGGGGTCGACCGTGCTCGCCGCCGGTGCGATCCGGCGAGCCGTCGAGCGGGTCGGCCGCCAGAACGTCTACTTCGTCGTCTTCGAGGAGAACCGCTTCATCCTCGATCTCATGGGGCTCGTCCCCGCCGAGAACGTGATCACGGTGCCGACGCAGTCGACCCTCGGCATGGCGCGGGGCGCGCTCGGGGCGCTCCGGCTCCTGCGCCGTCGGCGCATCGACGCGGCGGTCGATCTCGAGTTCTTCGCCCGCTTCTCGGCGGTGTTCACCTTCCTGAGCGGAGCCAAGTGGCGGGTGGGCCTCCATCCGTACTTCGGCGAGGGTCCGTATCGCGGCGACCTCATGACCCATCGCGTCATCTACAACCCGCACCTCCACACGAGCCAGATGTTCGGCGTGCTCGTCGAGGCGCTCCGGGTCGCGGCCGACAAGCTGCCGACCTTCGACGTGAGGATCCCGCCGTTCCGCCACGCCGAGCCGACGTTCTTTCCTGACGCCGACGAGCAATCGCGCGTGCGCGCCCTGTTGCCCGCCGGCTCCGCGAGGCTCGTCCTCTTGAACCCGAACGCCGGCGACATGCTGCCACTGCGCCGCTGGCCCGAAGACCGGTACGCCGCGCTCGCCGCGGGGATCGTCGAGGCGCTCCCCGACGCGACCGTCGTGATGACCGGCACGGCGGAGGAGGCCGGAGCGGCGCGGGCGCTCGTCGAGCGCGTCGGCTCGCCGCGCTGCCTGTCGCTCGCCGGGCGGACGACGTTGCGCGAGCTGCTCGTCCTCTACACGATCGCCGACGTCCTCGTCTCGAACGACAGCGGGCCCGCGCATTTCGCGGCACTGACGCCGATCGACGTGATCACGCTCTTCGGTCCCGAGACGCCGGCGCTCTTCGCGACCCTCTCACCCCACAGCGTCGCGATCTCCGCGGGGATCGCGTGCAGCCCGTGCATCAACGCGCTCAACAACCGTCAGTCGGCCTGCCGCGACAACCGGTGCATGCAGGCGATCGGCGTCGACGAGGTGCTTGCCGAGGTCGTGACGCGCTTCAGGGCGCGGGCGAGCCGATGAGCGTCTGGCCGAAGGTGCTGCCGCCGCTCGATCCGGCGACGCGCCGCATCCACGACGAGTTCATGCACGACTGGCTCGAGGCGCTACCTCGGCGCTACGGGTTCGCCGACCGGTTCAACCACCGCTACCCGGCCTCGAGGAGCGGCGGCTTCACGACGACGCTCGAGATCGGCGCGGGCACCGGCGAGCACCTGAGATGGGAGAACCTTTCCGAGGCACAGAAGGAGGGTTACGTCGCCCTCGACCTGCGTGAGAACGTCGCGGCGCGATTCCGCGAGCGCCACCCCGGCGTCCGCGTCGTCGTCGGCGATTGCCAGACCCGGCTCGCGTTCGACGACGCCTCCTTCGACCGGATCCTCGCCATCCACGTCTTCGAGCACCTTCCCGATCTGCCGCGCGCGATCGACGAGGCGCACCGCCTCCTGGCGAAGCCCGCGGGACGCCTTCACGTCGTCATCCCCTGCGAGGGCGGCCTCGCCTACACGCTCGCGCGCCGCATCTCCGCGCAGCGCCAGTTCGAGCGTCGCTATCGCCTGCCGTACCGCCAGTTCATCGAGCGTGAGCACTTGAGCCGCCCCGGCGAGGTGGTGCGCGAGCTCGAGCGGAGGTTCACCGTCGTCCACCGGGCGTTCTTCCCGATGAAGCTGCCGGCGATCTTCTGCAATCTCTTCATCGGCCTCACGCTGGCGCCGCGATGAAGCGTTTTCCGTGGACCGCCGCGGCTGCGATCGTCATCACCGTTTTCGTCGTAGCGCTCGATCTTCGGTTCGCCCTCCACGCGGGCGGGCTCTGGCGCGACGAGTCCGCGACGGCGCATTTCGCGACGTTGCCGGCCGTCGGCGACATCGTGAGCCGGCTGCACCTCGACAACTTCCCGTGCCTCTCGCTCGCCGTCATCCGTGCGTGGTCCGCGGCGTTCGGCCCCGGCGACGCCGGCTACCGCGCGCTGGGGTTCCTCGTCGCCCTCGGCGTGCTGGCGGCCTTGTGGCTCCACGGCGCACTGATTGGAAATAAGGGGACAGGTACCGATTTTCAGAATCCGATTCTGAAAATCGGTACCTGTCCCCTTATTTCCCTGGTGCTCTTCGCAGCGAACCCTGTCGTGGTTCGCGCGATCTCGTCGATCCGGCCGTACGGGATCGGGGCGACGCTCCTCGTCCTCGCGCACGCGCTCGTCTGGCGCGCGACGGAGGCGCCGTCGCGGAGATCGTTCGCGACCGCCGCGATCGTCTCGGTCCTCGCCGTGCAGACGCTCTACCAGAACGCGATCCTCCTCGGCGCGATCGGTGTCTCGGCGGCGGCCGCGATCGCCGTCATTCGACCGCGCTCGGCGTGGATCCCGCTCGCGATCGGCGGAGTCGCCGCGGTATCGCTTCTCCCCTACGCCGGGTTCGTGCGGCGCGCGCAGGAGTGGTCGGTCCTCAATCGCGGCAGCGTGACGCTCGATCACCTCGTCTCCGTGTTCGGGTCGATGCTCTCTTCGGCCGGGCCGGCGGCGGTTCTGCTCGCGGCGCTCGCGGCGCTCGTCGCGGCGGCCGCAGGCCTACGACGCTCGAGACAGGACGGCGGACGCACGCTGTATGCGCTCCTCACGCTCGTCCTCGCGACGCTCGGCTTCCTCTTCTTCCTCCGCCTGCTCAGCATGCCGACGCAGATCTGGTACTACGTCCTTCCGTCGGCGGTCGCGGCCGTCTCGATCGACACGATCCTCGCGGCCGCGCCGAAGCCCCGTGTCGCGGCGCGCGGCGTCGCCGCGCTCGTGGGCCTCGCGCTCGTCGCCAGCGGCGCCTGGGCGGGCACCGCCGTGCGGCAGACGAACGCCGACCTCGTCGCCGCCGCCGTGCGCGCGGCGGCGAGGCCCGGCGATCTCGTCCTCGTCCACCCATGGTATTGCGCGATCACGCTCACCCGTTACGGAACGGGCTCCGCCGCGATCGTTTCGATCCCGCCGCTCGACGATCTCTCGATCCACCGCTACGACCTCCTGAAGGCGCGCATGCAGGAGACCGACCCGATGGCGGCGCTCCGCCCACGCATCGACGGCGCGCTCCGCTCGGGCGCCAGGGTCTGGTACGCGGGCGATCTCGAGCTGCCCCCGCCCGGCACCGACCCGCAAGCGCCGCCGCCGGCACCCGTTCCCGGGATCGGCTGGAACGAGGGCGCGTATCTCGACGCGTGGTCGGCACAAGCCGCCGGCTGGCTCCGCTCGGAGGCGCGCGAGGTCCGCCAGGTGCAGGTCGAGGCGCCGGGGCCGGTGAACCCGCTCGAGACGCTGCCGCTCTACGTCTTCAGCGGCTGGCGCGGACCGGCGTAGGAGGCCCGTTGCCCGCCGACGCGATCCTGCGCACGTATCTCGCGAAGACGCCGGTGACCCTCGCTCTCTGGCGGACGCTCGAATGCCGCGCGCTCGCCGCGATCCCCATGACGCCGCCGGTCCTCGACCTCGGCTGCGGCGACGGAATCTTCGGCTCGCTGCTCTTCGCGCCGGGCCTCGACGTCGTCGGCCTCGACGCGTCGGCGTCCGAGATCGCCCTCGCGCGACGCACCGGCACCTACCGCGGCCTCCTCACCGGGAACATCGAGGCGATCCCGCTGGCGGACGCGAGCGTCGCCACCGTGGTCTCGAACTGCGTCATGGAGCACGTCGATCATCTCGACCGCGCGCTCGCCGAGATCGCGCGCGTCCTGCGCCCCGGCGGCACGTTCGCCTTCACGACGCCGTCGGAGCGCTTCACCGAGTTCTTCGCCTACCCGCGCCTCCTGTCGCGCATCGGCCTCGGCGCCCTCGGCCGCCGGTGGGAGCGGTTCCGCAACGACTACCACCATCACGTCAATCTGTTCGGCCCCGAGGTGTGGAAAGCACGGCTCGAGGCGGCCGGCCTCGAGGTCGCCCTGCAGCGCTACCTCGTGCCGGAGCGGGTCGCGCGCCACTGCGATCTCGCGATCGCCAGCTCGCTTCCCGCCGTCGCGGTCCGAGCCGCCGCGGGACGATGGATCCTCCCGCTGCGCCCGCTCGTCCTTCCTCTGCTCCTCCGGATCTACGGCCCCGCTCTCGATGAGACGAGCGACACCGGCGGCGGATTGCTTCACGTTTGTCGAAGAGTTAACAGTTAACAGTTCA
It contains:
- a CDS encoding class I SAM-dependent methyltransferase, yielding MPADAILRTYLAKTPVTLALWRTLECRALAAIPMTPPVLDLGCGDGIFGSLLFAPGLDVVGLDASASEIALARRTGTYRGLLTGNIEAIPLADASVATVVSNCVMEHVDHLDRALAEIARVLRPGGTFAFTTPSERFTEFFAYPRLLSRIGLGALGRRWERFRNDYHHHVNLFGPEVWKARLEAAGLEVALQRYLVPERVARHCDLAIASSLPAVAVRAAAGRWILPLRPLVLPLLLRIYGPALDETSDTGGGLLHVCRRVNS
- a CDS encoding sigma 54-interacting transcriptional regulator, giving the protein MGEEGAARFVIHRLLGEGGAGRVWLVGDRKQAGRSLALKELTSSHTPQHEAAFRREFATLAGFHHPGVVEVEEFDVDPASGLPRFTLEYVEGRDFVEAIRHEGRDALVPLTVEALRAIAFLHDFGLIHRDLKPANVLVRQAPKLGSRVVLVDFGLALAEHEPSVEARRAAGTLAYLAPEILSNASPSRRSDLFALGAIVREATGGVAPRAIADWIDAMTAESPRHRPASAAEALARLNEAAGTEHPIETPATRAARLRSGAPAGRDRIVGAIESALDSAAAPHLIWISGEPGSGKTRFLRWIEAGAIRRGALAVRGLPDAAILDRALTTRIVALVDDGRADPDEIRIFADRLLAGPVRLKLTIVAAVRAFSRPLEAPDAFRFDLGSLSEQGLRAMAERATGGAVSDERVAWLAEASLGSPARAEAVLIEGAWERGAEVDPARYAEALDLVGRDRVGRAALRRRQAEALLRSGRHRAAARAAGAALFLASESDRGAILLIQALALVQSGRFRRALAVAEEAARRAEAEGNDARLGGAKRALGIGLARLGREAEAVPVLEEAVTLARGAADLRAEAEALHALAACHSRLGDDRAEAELSRAVVLYAQAAAADPAAALDGQDLRAQVGLAVLHGRARRYDEAARLLASVRREAASRGNPGLQEIALSKSALNAIDLGRLDRAIDWAEQAADLAGHLGDRNLVLVSRMALADAQIRCGRAGEAAAGLREALAGPQGEVEPENADYARMLLADAWGEAGGGDESAIAALLASSLERCRARGKGRALLMGLVIEMERRARLDAHEPFEPARAEYDRLAAKADEVEPEIRIRAALAAGEHALVRGDLKTALGEAESARRIAKEVVWPAFQARGCALAGRALDRQGKFELADATASEGRALLHGVALRIENTHVRRDFLDRPVYAALRDEARVERGQARLRTLYDMIRVLNSERDPESLLETILDLALGAVEATRGMIFLREDRGGPAQGTFAVHLARNLEDETRLDAEEYSRHIVEAAGMGRPILAIDAGTDERFRELKSVSLYRIRSLMCVPLRSRGRVIGTVYLDSRVDGRLFTQDDLRFVEALADQAAIAIENTRLRARLERENRRLAAAAEATSNFGYLVGRSPAMRAVYSLIEKVADTQLPVLIRGESGTGKELVARAIHARSPRRRQPFLGENCAAIPEALLESELFGHVRGAFTGADRPKPGLFEQADGGTLFLDEVGDMSPAMQVRLLRVVEEGVIRPVGGEKTLEVDVRLITATHRDLGDAIRNGTFRQDLLYRLQVLTVELPALRDRPGDIPVLVAHVLERIAAERKRPPLVVDDEAFSLFERYHWPGNVRELQNALQRLALLAGDREISAALIASDPVMKRALMPSTDGRPSAYSLVSGEKSHILQAIQAANGNRSEAAKLLGVSRATLYRKIGKHRL
- a CDS encoding class I SAM-dependent methyltransferase, with amino-acid sequence MSVWPKVLPPLDPATRRIHDEFMHDWLEALPRRYGFADRFNHRYPASRSGGFTTTLEIGAGTGEHLRWENLSEAQKEGYVALDLRENVAARFRERHPGVRVVVGDCQTRLAFDDASFDRILAIHVFEHLPDLPRAIDEAHRLLAKPAGRLHVVIPCEGGLAYTLARRISAQRQFERRYRLPYRQFIEREHLSRPGEVVRELERRFTVVHRAFFPMKLPAIFCNLFIGLTLAPR
- a CDS encoding glycosyltransferase family 9 protein, with amino-acid sequence MGLPLKVSVLQQADRIIFAPVCLVLTAVRRLTGGADASATPDPKSILFVKLAEQGSTVLAAGAIRRAVERVGRQNVYFVVFEENRFILDLMGLVPAENVITVPTQSTLGMARGALGALRLLRRRRIDAAVDLEFFARFSAVFTFLSGAKWRVGLHPYFGEGPYRGDLMTHRVIYNPHLHTSQMFGVLVEALRVAADKLPTFDVRIPPFRHAEPTFFPDADEQSRVRALLPAGSARLVLLNPNAGDMLPLRRWPEDRYAALAAGIVEALPDATVVMTGTAEEAGAARALVERVGSPRCLSLAGRTTLRELLVLYTIADVLVSNDSGPAHFAALTPIDVITLFGPETPALFATLSPHSVAISAGIACSPCINALNNRQSACRDNRCMQAIGVDEVLAEVVTRFRARASR